A region from the Halomonas piscis genome encodes:
- the hemW gene encoding radical SAM family heme chaperone HemW, protein MTSLPPLSLYIHTPWCVRKCPYCDFNSHESGREALPESAYLAALLEDLDQDLALARGRELVAIFIGGGTPSLLSPGFYRTLMAEIRQRLGFAADIEITLEANPGTTEQQRFSGYRDAGINRLSLGVQSFQRDQLAALGRIHDGAEAVRAVEQARAGGFDNINIDIMHGLPGQTPALALDDLEQALALSPEHLSWYQLTLEPNTAFHARPPVLPEEETLWDIQDLGHERLLQAGLERYEISAYARPERQSRHNLNYWRFGDYLGIGAGAHGKLSHVDATGQWTVERRWKTRQPEAYLQRRRDMRGFVAGKREVTAEELPLEFCMNALRLTGGVETALWQARTGQSSAALRQRLQGSVKKGLLQETSEKLQPTPQGLLFLNELLADISHP, encoded by the coding sequence ATGACGTCACTGCCGCCGCTGTCGCTTTATATCCACACGCCCTGGTGCGTGCGCAAGTGCCCCTACTGCGACTTCAACTCCCACGAATCCGGCCGCGAAGCGCTGCCGGAAAGCGCCTATCTGGCGGCGCTGCTGGAAGATCTCGATCAGGATCTGGCCCTTGCCCGGGGTCGCGAGCTTGTCGCCATCTTCATTGGCGGCGGCACGCCGAGCCTGCTGTCGCCGGGGTTCTATCGCACCCTCATGGCAGAAATTCGCCAGCGCCTGGGGTTTGCGGCGGACATCGAAATCACCCTGGAAGCCAACCCCGGCACCACCGAGCAGCAGCGTTTCAGCGGCTACCGCGACGCCGGCATCAACCGGCTGTCGCTGGGCGTGCAGAGCTTTCAGCGCGACCAGCTGGCCGCGCTGGGGCGCATCCACGACGGCGCCGAGGCGGTGCGGGCCGTCGAACAGGCCCGGGCCGGCGGCTTTGATAATATCAACATCGACATCATGCACGGCTTGCCCGGACAAACGCCGGCGCTGGCGCTCGACGACCTGGAGCAGGCCCTGGCGCTTTCGCCCGAACACCTCTCCTGGTACCAGCTGACCCTTGAGCCCAACACCGCATTTCACGCTCGGCCGCCGGTGCTGCCCGAGGAAGAAACCCTCTGGGACATCCAGGACCTGGGCCACGAGCGCCTGCTCCAGGCGGGGCTCGAGCGCTATGAAATCTCGGCCTACGCCCGCCCGGAGCGCCAAAGCCGGCACAACCTCAACTATTGGCGGTTCGGCGACTACCTGGGGATCGGCGCCGGCGCCCACGGCAAGCTCAGCCACGTCGACGCCACGGGCCAGTGGACCGTCGAGCGGCGCTGGAAAACCCGCCAGCCCGAGGCCTATTTGCAGCGCCGCCGGGATATGCGAGGGTTTGTGGCGGGCAAGCGCGAAGTCACTGCGGAAGAGCTGCCGCTGGAGTTCTGCATGAACGCTCTGCGGCTGACCGGCGGCGTCGAGACCGCGCTCTGGCAGGCCCGCACCGGCCAGTCATCCGCCGCGCTGCGCCAGCGTTTGCAAGGCAGTGTCAAAAAAGGACTTTTGCAGGAAACCTCAGAAAAACTGCAACCTACGCCCCAAGGTCTATTATTCTTGAACGAGCTGCTGGCTGATATCAGCCACCCTTGA
- a CDS encoding phospholipase D family protein, whose amino-acid sequence MFVSSPVLLRLSALLVAAMLLGGCALPPPGPRPASQLLSVQQAADTRLGRALDQRLADHPGGVSGIYPLAEPLNAFTARALLAQGADKTLDVQYYIWADDTIGRLLFRALHDAAKRGVRVRLLLDDNGIAGLDETLAALDAHPNMEIRLFNPFPIRTPKWLGYLWDFPRLNRRMHSKSFTVDGQATIIGGRNVADEYFGANPQSRFADLDVLALGPAARKVNQEFDRYWASAPAYPVKKLLSDVEDPDAILDEVLKPSDDAARYRNALAQSDFLDRLLDESLAMTWARVDVVSDDPEKVLGDVHKDRLMSRQLAAALEDPQNSVTLVSPYFIPGKKGGKLFSELEDRGVDVTVLTNSLAANDVALVHSGYAKYRRALLDAGVTLFETRRAATGAEKQPRAGVMSSAASSLHAKTFAVDGEVLFIGSLNFDPRSTHLNTEIGFLIDSPELAADMEGAFDDEVPQNAYRVTLEDGELRWHETRDGEPVTHRREPDTSLAKRWMVKAFSLLPLEPLL is encoded by the coding sequence GTGTTTGTTTCATCCCCTGTTCTTTTGCGCCTGAGCGCGCTGCTTGTCGCCGCCATGCTGCTTGGCGGCTGCGCGCTGCCGCCGCCGGGCCCGCGGCCGGCAAGCCAGCTGCTTTCCGTGCAGCAGGCCGCGGATACCCGCCTGGGCCGCGCCCTTGACCAGCGCCTGGCCGATCACCCCGGGGGCGTCAGCGGTATCTATCCGCTGGCCGAGCCGCTGAATGCCTTTACCGCCCGGGCGCTGCTGGCCCAGGGCGCTGACAAGACCCTGGACGTGCAGTATTACATCTGGGCCGACGACACCATCGGCCGGCTGCTGTTTCGCGCCCTGCACGACGCCGCCAAGCGCGGCGTGCGCGTGCGTTTGCTGCTGGATGACAACGGTATCGCCGGGCTGGACGAAACCCTTGCCGCCCTGGACGCCCATCCCAATATGGAGATCAGGCTGTTCAACCCCTTTCCCATTCGCACGCCCAAGTGGCTGGGCTATCTTTGGGATTTCCCCCGGCTCAACCGTCGCATGCACAGCAAATCGTTCACCGTCGATGGCCAGGCCACCATCATCGGCGGGCGCAACGTCGCCGATGAGTATTTTGGCGCCAATCCCCAAAGCCGCTTTGCCGATCTCGATGTCCTCGCGCTCGGGCCTGCCGCCCGAAAGGTCAACCAGGAGTTTGACCGCTACTGGGCCAGCGCCCCGGCCTACCCGGTAAAAAAGCTGCTGTCCGACGTGGAAGACCCCGACGCGATACTTGACGAGGTGCTGAAACCCAGCGACGACGCCGCGCGCTATCGCAATGCCCTGGCGCAGTCCGACTTTCTCGACCGGCTGCTGGACGAGTCTTTGGCCATGACCTGGGCCCGGGTGGACGTCGTAAGCGACGACCCTGAAAAAGTGCTCGGCGACGTCCACAAGGACCGCTTGATGAGCCGCCAGCTGGCCGCGGCGCTGGAGGATCCCCAAAACTCGGTGACCCTGGTATCGCCGTATTTCATTCCGGGAAAGAAGGGGGGGAAGCTGTTCAGCGAGCTGGAAGATCGGGGCGTCGACGTCACGGTGCTGACCAACTCCCTGGCAGCCAACGACGTGGCGCTGGTGCACTCGGGGTACGCCAAATACCGCCGGGCTCTGCTCGACGCCGGCGTCACGCTCTTTGAAACTCGGCGCGCAGCCACCGGCGCCGAGAAGCAGCCCCGCGCCGGGGTGATGAGCAGCGCCGCCTCGAGCCTGCACGCCAAGACCTTTGCCGTGGACGGCGAAGTGCTGTTCATCGGTTCGCTCAACTTCGACCCGCGCTCGACCCACCTCAACACCGAGATCGGCTTCTTGATCGACAGCCCCGAACTGGCCGCCGACATGGAGGGCGCCTTCGACGACGAAGTGCCCCAAAACGCCTATCGAGTCACCCTGGAAGACGGCGAGCTTCGCTGGCACGAAACCCGCGACGGCGAGCCCGTTACCCATCGCCGCGAGCCGGATACCAGCCTCGCCAAGCGCTGGATGGTCAAGGCGTTTTCCCTGCTGCCGCTGGAACCGCTGCTATAA
- a CDS encoding OmpA family protein, with product MRMTRIMVPLAAAILLAGCAGQGGYGGSQRGGGVSTTAKGSGIGAAVGAAAGALSGDGSTSRRDRALIGAAVGAAAGAGVGAYMDRQEKELRRGLEGSRIEVDRQGDDIVLNMPSKVTFDFDSAQLTGQAQNALNEVANVLSQYQDTRVNIAGHTDSTGDASYNQRLSERRAQSVGNYLSQGGVASSRLNTTGYGENQPVASNNTDAGRAQNRRVEITLTPTEGAGNRGGGRRQQGQRR from the coding sequence ATGCGCATGACTCGAATAATGGTTCCCCTGGCTGCCGCCATACTGCTGGCCGGCTGCGCCGGCCAGGGCGGCTACGGCGGTAGCCAACGCGGCGGCGGTGTCTCCACCACCGCCAAGGGGTCAGGGATTGGCGCGGCCGTGGGTGCGGCTGCCGGTGCCCTTTCCGGCGACGGCAGCACCAGCCGCCGCGACCGCGCGCTGATCGGCGCCGCCGTGGGCGCGGCCGCCGGCGCCGGCGTGGGCGCCTACATGGATCGCCAGGAAAAGGAGCTGCGCCGGGGGCTTGAGGGCTCGCGCATCGAAGTTGACCGCCAGGGCGACGACATCGTGCTCAACATGCCCAGCAAGGTGACGTTCGACTTCGATTCCGCCCAGCTGACCGGCCAGGCGCAAAACGCGCTGAACGAAGTCGCCAACGTGCTCAGTCAGTATCAGGATACCCGGGTCAACATCGCCGGGCATACCGACAGCACCGGCGATGCCAGCTATAACCAGCGCCTCTCCGAGCGCCGGGCGCAGTCCGTGGGCAACTACCTGAGCCAGGGCGGGGTGGCATCCTCGCGGCTCAACACTACGGGCTACGGTGAAAACCAGCCGGTGGCCAGCAACAATACCGATGCGGGCCGGGCCCAGAACCGCCGCGTGGAAATTACCCTCACGCCCACCGAGGGAGCCGGTAACCGCGGTGGCGGCCGGCGTCAGCAGGGCCAGCGCCGCTGA